One window from the genome of Eucalyptus grandis isolate ANBG69807.140 chromosome 7, ASM1654582v1, whole genome shotgun sequence encodes:
- the LOC104453304 gene encoding 40S ribosomal protein S25-2 isoform X2 gives MVLRLCDGGQKWSKGKQKEKVNNMVLFDQATYDKLLSKAPMYELITTSILSDRLRVNGSLTRKAIRELMAGGLIRMVSARASQQIYIGVTNN, from the exons ATGGTTCTAAG ATTGTGTGATGGTGGGCAGAAATGGAGCAAAGGAAAACAGAAGGAGAAGGTGAACAACATGGTGCTGTTTGACCAGGCAACTTATGACAAGCTTCTGTCCAAGGCACCCATGTATGAGCTCATCACCACGTCCATCCTCTCCGATCGCCTAAGG GTTAATGGATCACTTACTCGGAAGGCAATAAGAGAACTCATGGCTGGAGGTTTGATCAGGATGGTCTCTGCTCGTGCAAGCCAGCAGATCTACATCGGGGTGACAAATAA CTAA
- the LOC104453304 gene encoding 40S ribosomal protein S25 isoform X1 — protein MWGILNWMYLMLCNSGSEIPSAPQNHNGSKKWSKGKQKEKVNNMVLFDQATYDKLLSKAPMYELITTSILSDRLRVNGSLTRKAIRELMAGGLIRMVSARASQQIYIGVTNN, from the exons ATGTGGGGAATTCTTAATTGGATGTACCTAATGCTTTGCAATTCAGGAAGTGAGATTCCTTCAGCCCCCCAGAATCACAATGGTTCTAAG AAATGGAGCAAAGGAAAACAGAAGGAGAAGGTGAACAACATGGTGCTGTTTGACCAGGCAACTTATGACAAGCTTCTGTCCAAGGCACCCATGTATGAGCTCATCACCACGTCCATCCTCTCCGATCGCCTAAGG GTTAATGGATCACTTACTCGGAAGGCAATAAGAGAACTCATGGCTGGAGGTTTGATCAGGATGGTCTCTGCTCGTGCAAGCCAGCAGATCTACATCGGGGTGACAAATAA CTAA